The Terriglobales bacterium genome includes the window TGCCCAGATGTGCCGCATCGCCCACGATGCCGGAACAAGAGTCTTGATCGACGCGGCCCAGTCTGTGCCTCATATGTCCGTTGATGTTCGGCAACTCGATTGTGACTTTCTGGCATTTTCAGGCCACAAGATCATGGGGCCCATGGGTATCGGGGTTCTGTGGGCGCGGAGGTCTATTCTCGATCAGATGCCGCCCTACCAGGCCGGCAGCAATATGGCCCACGCGACCGCGACGGAGGAATGGGAGTATTCCGAGGGCGCACGAAAATTCGGAGCCGGAACCCCAAATGTCTCAGGACCGGTGGGACTGGCGGCGGCCGTCGACTTCATTAGGCGCGTAGGCTATCGCAATATGTGGAACCATGAGCAGCAGCTTACGGCTCGTCTCCAGGAGCGTTTTGCAGCTCAAAAGGGCGTGCGTGTCTTGGGCGGGACTGAGATGCAAAACCGCATCTCTCTTTTTTCGTTCACGCTGGACGGAGTACCTGCAGAAGATCTTGCCCGCAAGCTGGACCAATATGGAATTGCGATTCGCGCGGGCGATCTTGCAGCATTTCCACTGCTCCAGAGATTCGGCATAAAGCAGGCCGCGAGGGCTTCACTCTATATTTACAACACCGTCGGAGAGATCGACGATTTCGCGCGCATTCTGGGCATGTTGGCTCAAGAGGCGAGCTAGGAAAGCAATTCTCATGTCGATTCGGGCTGGGTTTGGGTTCGGCGAGGATGTCTGCTGGTCTTCAGTGAACCGCCGCTTGCGCGAAGGACCACAAGTTCCAGACATGCTCAGATCCCGCCCTGAAAGGTTGAAAATGAGATGGATTACTCGCCACGACGTGAAGGTCGACCGGGTGGCTTGTCCGTGGCTGATCAAACGCTTCGTGGATCCCGAGGCAGAATTTATTTTTGTCGCAGAAGATGAATTGCTGGCGACGGCAGCGCGGCTGAGCGCGATCCCATTCGATGCGCCGAGCCTTGCGGCCGTGAAGCTTAACCATCGCGGTCAATGTTGCACATTTGAAGCTTTTATCGAGGACTACAAGCTCACCGATCCAGCCCTGCGTCGCATGGCACTTATCGTTAGAGGGGCGGACATAAGAGGACAAGAGCACGTCTCGGCGGAAAGCCCTGGCCTACGTGCGATTGCTCACGGCTTTGCGCTCTCGGGAATCAATGACGAAGAGCGGCTCAAGCAGGAGTTTCCGATATACGACGCCCTCTACCATTACGTTTGCCGGCAAGCGCGTTGAGCGTCTCACGATTTATCTTTAGTTCGTCGATCAAAGCCAAAGGAGTTTTCGTCCCATGTTCCGCTTCGTAAGAAACACAATGCTTTTGTTCGCGACCGGCTGCTTCCTTTTTCCCTCAATGCTGCTTTTCGCACAGGAAATGCCGACAGACTATTAGGCTGTGCTGAGGTTCCTCGATCGGAAAGGCGACTTCAAAGCAGGAGTTCTAAAAGTGAACATTCCCCGCAATGATTTGAAGATGACGATTCAGGGAGTCTCCACACCGACTCCCTTGGGATTCGGCGGGTGGATCGCCTTGACGAAGGGAACCGGCGGCTCGGATGTGATGATGGGCGATCTCGTACTCTTGCAGGATGAGGTGAATCCGGTGATGTCCGCTTTGCTGGACAACGGAATCGACGTCACCGCGCTGCACAATCATTTCTTCTGGGATGAGCCGCGCGTGTACTTCATGCATGTGCACGGGATGGGAAAGGCTGACGATCTCGCCCATCGCGTCAAGCCGGGCCTCGATCTTATCGGAAAGGTCACTCCGGCTCCGGTTTCGCCTTTCGCCACGAGCGGTACCCAGCTGAATGTCGAAAAGCTGGCTACCATCGTTGGACATCAGGGTGAGCAAACGGGGCCCGTTTACAAGATTACAGTTGGCCGCGACGACATCGCTATGAAGGATCACGGTGCTGTTATGAACGCACGCATGGGACTCAACACCTGGGCTGCGTTTACTGGCACGCAGGAGGACGCTGTGATTGCCGGCGATATTGCCATGCTTGAGAACGAACTAAATCCTGTGTTGAAGACGCTTCGCAAGAATGGCCTCGATGTGGTCGCGATTCACCATCACATGACCGAGGAGCGCCCGCTTGTAATCTTCCTGCACTACTGGGGAAGAGGAAACGCGGAGAAGTTGGCCGCTGGATTTAAAGCGGCTCTCGACCAACTCGGCCATGCCGCGCCTTCGCACGGCATGGGACAGTGAGATTGCAAAAGGAAACTGCTACGCCGCTCTCCAGCTCAGGGTAACGATGGAATCCGGAGCCAGTGTGACGCGAGTTGCCAACTTCCCGAAACGGACTTCGATATCCTGAGCTGAATTAGCAGCGTTAGTAAGCACCAACGCGTAACTGCTGTCAGAATTGGCGACTGCGACGTGATTTACTCCAGATGCTTCACTGTGTGAGTCGATCACGACTGCGTTGCGCTGAATGTGGCGCGAGAAGTGTGCAAAGCCCCAATACTGACCGCTGCGCGTAACTTCATGAGTACCGGAATGAACCGTCACTGCGCCACCGCACGGAAATGGCCCGATATTCGGCTTCCCTTGTTCGTCGAGCGCAACATTCCAGGCAATGATGCAGCGCATCCCATTGCGAAGAATGCCCGTAAATGTACGGCTCCATTTGGACCAGTCGGTCAGATACTTAGGATCGGTAATGTCTGGACCACCCTCGGTCCAGTACATCTCGGCATCTGGATGGGCCGCCGCCACCTTGCGTACCAATTCGGGAGTCCCCAAGTATCCGTGCCAGGCAATGGAATTCGTGACTTTGCTCACTTTCTCATCGTCAAGTTGGCAGATCGCGCGTCCCCAGAGGTTGTAGTTGTGGTCGAGCAACCAGATCCTGGTCTTTAATCCCGCGCGTTCGATGGCGGGGCCGAGCATTTGGCCAACATACTGCACCTCGGCCTCTTGCGGAAAGAGACATGCCGGCATCCGACTGTCCTGATCGGTATCCACTTCGTTCTGCGGAGTCACGGCGTTCACCTCGACTCCTTCGGCCAGGTACGCCTGGAGAAACCTTACGATGTAGTCAGCATAGGTCTTCAAGTAGTGCCGGCGAATGGTACCGCCCAGCATCGAATTGTTGTCTTTCATCCAGCCGGGCGGACTCCACGGTGAGCCGAGTAGAAACAATTGCGGGTTAACTTCCCGGGCAGCGCGCAAGACCGGAAGGATGTATTCGCGGTCATGCTCGATTGAAAACCTCTTCAATTCGGGATCGGGCTCACCTTCATCGTAGCTAAAGACATTGCGCGAGTAGTCACTGGAACCAATGCAGACTCGACACACACTGAATGCCATCTCCTTGCGGTTAAACAGTTCGTTCAGCAGCTCTCCACGTGAGGATTGCGGCATTTGGCTCAGCACATAGCAGGCCGCGTCGGTAAGAGCTGCACCGAATCCCACAACGGGCTGCGCTTTCTCTGCAGGGTTGATTACGACCGCCGCATTGGATGGCGCGCCAGACGCAGATGTCCAGCGCAGTTGCGACGCTGGCGCATGACGGCGAGTAGCATCGGTGATGAAAACATCAATCTCCGGCTTCGGCGCCGGCACATCGGCAACGATGACATCGGCGACAGCAAGCTTGCTGCCTAGTAAGCCGCAAGCAGCGGAAGCAGCGGCCTTCTCCATGAATTCCCGGCGGGTTGGCATAGGAAGCGATTTTACAGGTGAGGCTGTGGACGGGAGTGTTGATTTAAGAAATCTTCGTTGCCGGTTCCAACGTACCGATCAATTCAACATACTCGTCGGTGGCGCGCTGGAGATTTTCGGCGAGATGACTGCGCAGTTTTATGTCGATGTCTTGCTGTATTGGCAGTTCCAGATAGGCGAAGAGCGCCTTGCGGGCGTCTTCCATTCTCTTCTCCGCCTGCTTCACATCCTGGAGCGTGCTCATGGACAGCGATTGTCTCATTGGCGTCAACTCATCATGGCCGACTCGGGGGCCAATGCAGGCCGCAGAAAAACGGTCGTCATGCGGCGAAGGTTCCCTGATACTCTCCTGTTATTTTTTTGAACCTTTTAGGAAACGGCGTTAACTGCTCGGCTGATAGTGGCTTACGGAGAAATCCACAGAAATCCCTGTTAATTCCCTGGTTTTGAGCGAAATTTTCGTATTCTGGGCAGAATTCGATGATTTTAGCGTTGAATTCGAAAAGCTTGCTGTTTTTATCCCTGTTCCTTGCTATGCCTGCAGGATTTTCCGCCGCCTTATAGCTCCCGGCGCCCCTCGATCGCCTTGGCCATGGTTACTTCGTCGGCGTATTCAATGTCGCTTCCGGCGGGAATGCCGGTGGCGATGCGGGTCAGCTTTACCGGGGAGCTCTTGAGCATGCGCGAGATGTAGGTCGCTGTAGCTTCGCCTTCGACTGTGGGATTCGTAGCGATAATGAGCTCGTCGATCTCGCCGCGATCCACGCGCTTGGAGAGACTGGTAAGCCGCAGGTGTTCTGGTCCTACTCCGTGCAGCGGAGAAAGGGCTCCGTGCAGCACGTGATATACGCCGTTGAAGCTCCGCGTCTTTTCGATTGCGGCAATATTCGTGGGCTCCTCCACTACGCAAACCAGACGCTGGTTACGCGTTGCGCTGCTGCAATAGACACAGGGATCGACATCAGTGATGTTGTTGCACACTGAGCACAGGTGAAGGCTGGCCTTGACTTGGCGGATGGAGTCGGCCAGCAGTTCGGCGTCTTCGTCACTGGCGCGCAGGATGTGGAAGGCGAGACGCTGCGCCGTCTTGCCGCCGATCCCCGGCAACTTCTTGAGTTCGTCAATGAGCCGCGCCATGGGCTCTGCAAATTTCGACAACTGGTCCTCTGATTTCGCTTCGGCTGTAGTCGATTAGAACGGCAGGTTCATGTCGCCTAGCATGCCGCCGAGGGTCGATTGCACCGTGGTATCCACTTTGCGGGAAGCTTCATTCACAGCGGCAGTAATCAGGTCCTGGAGCATCTCCACATCGCCCGACTTCACCGCTTCAGGATCGATCTTTACCGAAAGCAACTGCTTTTGCCCATTCATCGTCACGCTAACCGTGCCGCCTCCAGCAGAAGCCTCAACACTGGTTGCGCGCATCTTTTCCTGGATCTCTTGCGATGCGCGTTGCGCCTGGGCCAACAATTCCTTTGGGTTGAATTCCATTCTTGAGGAATCTCCGATCTATTTCTTTTGACGAAGATCGACCACTGTGCGCACTTCCGCTCCAAACTTCTCCTGCATGCGCCGCACCACAGGATCTTCAGCAGCCCGCTGACGAGCTCCGCCGGATCCATTGCTGTGGCCATTTGCTATGCGCTCGATTGGAGCATTCTGAGACATGCCTCCGCCGGAGACGTTCAACTTCATTACTCGGCCGCAGAGTCGACTGGCCTCCTGCGTGAGTAGGCGCTTTGCCTCGGCACTTACGCTGAGGTCGATTACCTTTTCGGAGAGCGGCAAGCGTAGATTGATCTGATTGCCCTCTAGACCCCACTCGCCACGTGCCAGCAGATCGGCGGCCGTGTCCTGGCTTTGCGCTTCGAGCACCGAGATCAACGCGGAGCGCAGCGTCTCTACAGAAATCTCCTGCTGAGTGACCGCAGATTCCGCGATTGGCTGGGGAACTTCTTCCAACGCGGTTGCGGTCGAAATCACCGTGTAGCTCGCAGTGGATCCGTCAATCGAACTCACCACCGACATCTCCGGTTCGGAGCTCCGCACTTTGCGCAACCTGTCAGCTTCGAAGGGGGACACGCGTTGTTGACTCTGCGGCGAAGCTCCCCCACTGGATGACCCAAACGGTGATGCGGAGGCTGATCTCAAGCCACCGCTCAATGGCGCAGGTCGCGCCTCAGAAATCTTTGGAACAGCCGAGAGAGAGGCGCGTGCAGGTTGAGTGACCGTTGTTGCTCCGCTGGTCGCAGTCTGGCTCAGGAACTCTTCGAGGGGGAGCAGACGAATTGCATGCACCATCTTCAGCATGCCGAGCTCAAGGTGAAACCGCTGCTCCTGTCGGTAGCCCAGCTCGTCGTGCGTGCGAAGGATAATGTTGAGAAAGCGGGTAAGGTCTTCCTCGGAGAACAGCGCCGCCGTACTCGCGACCTTCTGCCGCTCGTCGGATGAGATTTGCAGCAGCGATGATTCTCCGCCCGCCACCTTCGCAACCAAAGCATTTCGCAAGAAACGAACAAGCTGCTTGGCAAAGTGCGACGGACTCTGCCCTTCGGTCATTAGCCGGTCCAGGAGCTTTAACAAGTCCTCGCTCGAACTGCGGTGCACGCACTGCATGGCCTGCACGAGAACGTCAGACGAGACTGTTCCCATCAGCCCGCGAACTTGCGCCGCAGTCAGCTTTGCATCCGAGCCGCCTTCGAAGACGGCGCAGCAGGCGATGGCTTGATCCATGATGGAGAGCGCGTCGCGCATCGATCCATCACCGGCCTCCGCAAGAGCGGCTAGCGCATCGTTTTCCGCGCTGATGTTTTCTTGTGTTGCGACATCGCGGAGCTGGCGCACGATCTCGTCGAATCGCACTGCGTGAAAGCTGAAGTGCTGGCAGCGCGAGCGAATCGTCTGTGGAATGTCCTCGGGCTGCGTGGTGGCCATCATGAAAACAATGTGGCTGGGCGGCTCTTCCAGAGTTTTCAGCAGCGCATTAAAAGCAGCATCGGTAATTTGGTGGGCTTCGTCGAGAATGTAGATCTTGTAACGATCGCGAGCGGGACGATAGCGCACGGCATCGCGTAACTCGCGAATCTCGTCGATACCACGATTCGTCGCCGCATCGATTTCGATCACATCTACAGAGCTTCCTGCGCGGATCTCCTGGCAGGAGTCGCAAACGCCGCACGGCTCTGGAACCGGCTTATCCGTCGAGCGGCAGTTGAGCGCCATAGCCAGAATGCGCGCAACCGTGGTCTTCCCGATGCCGCGATGTCCACTGAAAATGTAGCCGTGCGCGATTCGCTGCTGGGTAATCGCATTCTGCAGCGTGCGGGTTACATGATCCTGCCCGATTACATCGGAAAATTTCTGTGGCCGGTATTTGCGGGCGAGAACCTGATAACTCATGGCGGGACCTTGTCGATTATACCTACGGTAAGAACTAGCTGAATGCCGAGCGCTGAATGCTGCGTGCTGAGTGTCTGCACGATTTTGTGTGCTAGCATCGGAGCTTCCATGACTGCGGGCAAACTTCAGGTCGTGCCATTAGGCGGGCTCGGCGAGTTCGGCATGAACTGCATGGCCCTGCGCTGGGGCGACGACATCATTGTGATCGATGCCGGTCTCATGTTCCCTGAGTCTGAGCTGCTCGGCGTCGACATCGTTGTTCCCGACATCACTTACCTGCTCGAGAATCGGGACAAAGTTCGCGCCATCCTGCTCACCCACGGCCATGAAGACCACATTGGCGGATTGCCGTGGATTCTCTCTGAGCTGAACATTCCGGTGTACGGCACGGAATTTACCCTCGCCCTCGTGGAAGGCAAGCTGGAAGAACACGAGCTGCTCGACTCTGCACAGCTCAACGAAATCACGGCGAACGAGCGCTTCCGTATCGGACCGTTCCTTATCCATCCGGTGCGCGTCACTCATAGCCTCGTGGATTGTGTGGCCCTTGCAATTCACACTCCGTTGGGAGTCGTGATTCATTCCGGCGACTTCAAGGTCGATCCCACGCCTACGGATGGCAAGCTGTTCGACCTCCATCAGTTCGCGGAGTATGGCAAAGAAGGCGCGCTACTTTTGCTGCAGGATTCGACTAACGTCGAGCGCCCAGGCTACACGCCGAGCGAGCGCGCGGTGCGTCCGCGATTTGAGGAAATCTTCACGCGCAGCAAGCGGAGGCTGTTCGTCTCCTGCTTCTCATCTTCTATACATCGGATCAAGCTCGTGGCGGACATGGCCTTCGAGCACGGACGCAAGCTGGCTCTGGTCGGTCGCTCCATGAATGAAGCTACTGAGATCGCGCAGGACCTCGGCTACATCCATATTCCCGAGGGAACGCTCATTAATCCTGGACAGATTCGCGATTTCGCTCCGGAGAAGGTTTGTGTGCTGATCAGCGGCACGCAGGGCGAGCCCATGTCTGCCTTGTCGCGCGCGGCTGTAGACAATCATAAGCACGCGAAGATCGAGCCGGGCGACACAGTCGTTCTGTCCTCGCGCATCATTCCAGGGAACGAAAAAGGGATCTATCGCATGATTGATCACCTTTACCGCCGCAACGCTCACGTTATCTATGAAGATGGTTCTGGTTCGCCCGTGCACGTAAGCGGACACGCCAGCCAGGAAGAGCTCAGGCTTCTGATTAATCTTGTTCGCCCCAGGTACTTTGTGCCGATTCACGGCGAGTATCGTCAACTTAAGCGCCACGCGGAGCTTGCCGCTTCAATGCACGGTGCTGTAGGCAGCGTGACGATGCTGGAAAGCGGCGAGGTCCTTGAGATCGACGAGCTTGGTGCGCGGAAGGCTGGAAAAGTAACGGTCGGCCGCGTCTGCATTGACTCCGGCTCAGCCAGCGACGTGGTAGAGGATCTCGTGATTCGCGATCGTCGCCACCTAAGCGAAGACGGCATTGTGCTGCCAGTAATCGCCATTAATAAGTTGACCGGCAAGGTGGAATCGATTCCCGAAATCGTGATGCGAGGATTCGCCGCCGCAGGCGCAGAGAACGGTTTTCTTGCGCAGGCTCGCGAAGTGATCAGCCGCACACTTGAACAGTCGAGCCAGGAAGAAAAGGCTGACTACGGTGTGATCAAAGAGAAGATTCGCCAGGACCTTAAGCGTTACATCAACAAGAACACCAGTCGTCGCCCCTTGATTATGCCGGTCATCCTCGAAATCTGATGCAATGTCTTTGGACTGCAATACACAAACTGTAGAGAGCAAGCGTCTTGATCACCCTCGAAAAGATTCAGCAAGCCCAGGAACGGCTGCGTGGAATCGCGCTACGCACGCCGTTGCAACGCGTTTCATTCCGGGAGGGCGAAGTTTATCTCAAACCGGAGAACCTTCAACCGATTGGCTCATTTAAGCTACGCGGCGCCTACAACAAGATCGCGACGTTTTCTCCAGGACAGCGTGAGCGCGGAGTCATCGCCTACTCCAGCGGAAATCATGCGCAGGGGGTTGCCTATGCAGCCCGTGCGATGGGTTGCCACGCCACCATCGTGATGCCCGACAACTCTCCACAACTCAAATTGGAGAAGACCCGAGCTCTCGGAGCAGAAATCGTGATCGTCGGCCCGTCGAGCGACGAGCGCAAAGCGCGCGCTGAGGAACTCGCGCAACAAAAGGGATACGCTCTCGTGCCTCCCTACGACGATGAAGCCATCATCGCCGGGCAAGGCACAATGGGCTTAGAAATTCTTACCGACTTGCCCGAGACCACTAGCGTGTTGGTTTGTGTGGGCGGCGGAGGCATGATCAGCGGAATCGCTGCCGCGGTGAAGAACATGCGGCCGAGTCCAAAGGTTTATGGAGTGGAGTCAGAGCTAGGCGCCAAAGCCAAAGCCAGCTTCGAAGCCGGCGAGCGCCTCGCCTTCCCTGCCGAGGAAACTACCCGCACCATCGCCGACGGCCTCCGCACGCAGAGCGTCGGCGAGTGTAACTTTGAACATATTCAGCGCTACGTGGACGGATTTATCAGTGTTAGCGAAGACGAAATCCGCGAAGCCGTCCGCCGCCTCGCATTCGACGCGCACTTAATAGCAGAACCCAGCGGTGCGGTTCCGCTTGCAGCAGTACTGTTCCACCGAAGTGAGTTCCCTTCTAGCGGCAAGACGGTAGCAATCGTCAGCGGAGGAAACATCGCTCCGGAGATGTTAAAGCAGATCCTGACCGAGCCGAGTTCCTAAATAACCCCCCACGTATAATCAACTGTTACCGCGACAACTCTGCACCATCCTGAGAAGTTGATGTCGCGCTCGACCTGATGATCCAGACCCTGTTCGGCAGCCTCGACGAGGAAAAAAACAAAAAGCCAGGCTTCCTGGATCGCATGAAGGAGGCGGTCTCGCGCACGCGCGAGAACCTCAGCGATCGCATCGAGGAGATCGTCGCTTTCAATAAAGAGATCGATGCCAATACCCTCGACGATCTCGAAGCCACGCTGATTGCCGCCGACCTCGGGACGACGACCACACATGAGGTCCTCGAAGCGCTGCGCGAGCGCGCCACCCATAAGCAGATCGGCGATGTGAACGAACTGAAGCGGCTACTGAAGGAACAGATCGCGGGGATCCTTAACGGCGCATCGAATGTGCCGTTACGCCGAGTCGACGGTCCCGAAGTGGTACTGATCGTCGGCGTGAACGGTACCGGTAAGACGACGACAGTCGGCAAGCTCGCAAGTTTGCTGAGAAGTCAGGGCAAAACGGTTTTGCTCTGCGCGGCCGACACGTTTCGCGCTGCCGCGATCGAGCAGTTGGAGGTCTGGGGCAGTCGAACTGGAGTGGAAGTGATAAAGACTAAACCCGGCGGCGATCCCTCGGCTGTACTCTTCGACAGTCTGAGTGCGGCGAAGGCGCGGGGAACTGACTATGTGATCGTTGATACCGCTGGCCGGCTGCATACCAAGCAGAACCTGATGGCGGAGCTGGAGAAGATGCGCCGCACAGCGCAGAAAGTAATCCCTGACTCGCCGCATGAAACCCTACTCGTGATGGACGCAACCACCGGGCAGAACGGATTGCAGCAGGCGCGTCAGTTCACGCAATCTGCAGGCGTAACCGGAATCGTGTTGACGAAGCTCGATGGCACGGCAAAAGGCGGAGTAGTAGTTGCCATCTCGCGCGAACTCGGCGTTCCTGTTCGGTACGTCGGTGTAGGAGAGAAGGCAGGAGACCTTCTGCCATTCGATTCGCAATCGTTTGTCGATTCTTTGTTCGAATAAAGGAACATGCCTCAGCAAGACAACGAGCGCTTCATGCGTCGCGCACTGGAATTGGCGCGTCGAGGTATCGCGCTCGCCTCTCCTAACCCTCATGTTGGTGCGGTAATCGTAAGCTCTGCTGGGGAAATTGTCGGCGAGGGCTTCCATACTTATGACGGCTTAAAGCACGCAGAAGTGCTCGCAGCCGAACAGGCCGGAGAGCGCGCTCGCGGAGCAACTCTCTACTTGAATCTCGAACCTTGTTCGCACACCGGACGCACCGGGCCATGCGCCGACGCAGTAATCGCTGCCGACATCAAGCGCGTGTATGCTGCCATGCCCGATCCCAATCCTCTCGTTGCGGGCAAGGGATTCGAGCGATTGCGCACAGCGGGCATCGAAGTCCACACTGGTCTGCTCGAGTCTGAAGCCCGAAAGATAAACGAGGGATTCGCGAAGTACATCACCGCGAAAACACCGCTTGTTACGCTCAAGGCCGGGATGACGCTCGATGGCAAGATAGCTCCGCCATACACACCTCCGAGCGGCGAAGTCGGTTTGGGCGATGCAGCCGGTGGCTGGATAACCAGTATCGAAGCTCGCGCTCAAGTGCAAGAATTGCGTCACGCGTCCGATGCAATCCTCGTGGGCGTGAACACAGTCATCACCGACAATCCGCTGCTCACCGACCGTACAAGCTTGCCTCGACGCCGTCCGCTGTTGCGCGTTGTAAGCGATTCCAAATTGCGCCTGCCCTTGGACTCGCGTCTCGTGAAGACAGTGAACAACGACCTGATCGTCTTCTGCTCGTTCGCGGAAGAGAAGAAGCGTCGTGAACTTGAAGAACGAGGCATTCGCGTAGAACAAGTCAGGTTGGGCGCGCTCGACGGACGTCCCGACATCGCCGCTATCATTCAGCGGCTCGGAGAGTTGGAGATCACAAGCCTGATTATCGAAGGCGGTGCGCTCGTGAATTGGACCGCGCTTGCCGCAAATGTTGTCGACAAAGTGTTCTTGTTTTACGCCCCCAAAATTCTTGCCGGAACCGGATCAGTGCCATTCGCCAGCGGTCCAGGCTTCCCTCGCATCAGCGAAGCCGCCCGCGTTCGCTCGATTTCCCTGCATCGCTTCGGAGAGGATTTTGCAGTCGAGGGCTATATAAAAGATCCGTACGAAAGATTAGGATCTTCGACGCAATAGACGCGTTCTCAAAACGAAAATGTTCACGGGATTAGTTGAACAAACCGGGACAATTGCCTCGCTGGGCAAGGCGAGTGGAGCGACGCGCATCCGCGTCTCTGCGCCGGGACTGGCATCGCAATTGAAAGAGGGAGACAGCATCGCGGTAAGCGGAGTCTGCCTCACTGCGTTATCGCCTGACCACAACACCTTCGAGGCCGATCTTGCACAAGAGACCATCGCCCGCACTTCCCTCTCCTGCCTTGCTCCAGGAGCGCTCGTGAATTTGGAGCTACCCACTCCTGCTGGCACGCCGCTCGGAGGACACGTCGTTCAGGGCCACGTTGATGGCACAGGCAGGTTGGTCCTATTCGAGCTGACGGCTCCAGGTAGAGAGGATCGTTGGTTAGAGATCGAGATTCCGCAGAGCCTCACGCGCTATGTGGTTGAGAAAGGTTCCATCACTGTGGAAGGTATCAG containing:
- a CDS encoding threonine/serine dehydratase, translated to MITLEKIQQAQERLRGIALRTPLQRVSFREGEVYLKPENLQPIGSFKLRGAYNKIATFSPGQRERGVIAYSSGNHAQGVAYAARAMGCHATIVMPDNSPQLKLEKTRALGAEIVIVGPSSDERKARAEELAQQKGYALVPPYDDEAIIAGQGTMGLEILTDLPETTSVLVCVGGGGMISGIAAAVKNMRPSPKVYGVESELGAKAKASFEAGERLAFPAEETTRTIADGLRTQSVGECNFEHIQRYVDGFISVSEDEIREAVRRLAFDAHLIAEPSGAVPLAAVLFHRSEFPSSGKTVAIVSGGNIAPEMLKQILTEPSS
- the ftsY gene encoding signal recognition particle-docking protein FtsY gives rise to the protein MIQTLFGSLDEEKNKKPGFLDRMKEAVSRTRENLSDRIEEIVAFNKEIDANTLDDLEATLIAADLGTTTTHEVLEALRERATHKQIGDVNELKRLLKEQIAGILNGASNVPLRRVDGPEVVLIVGVNGTGKTTTVGKLASLLRSQGKTVLLCAADTFRAAAIEQLEVWGSRTGVEVIKTKPGGDPSAVLFDSLSAAKARGTDYVIVDTAGRLHTKQNLMAELEKMRRTAQKVIPDSPHETLLVMDATTGQNGLQQARQFTQSAGVTGIVLTKLDGTAKGGVVVAISRELGVPVRYVGVGEKAGDLLPFDSQSFVDSLFE
- the ribD gene encoding bifunctional diaminohydroxyphosphoribosylaminopyrimidine deaminase/5-amino-6-(5-phosphoribosylamino)uracil reductase RibD: MPQQDNERFMRRALELARRGIALASPNPHVGAVIVSSAGEIVGEGFHTYDGLKHAEVLAAEQAGERARGATLYLNLEPCSHTGRTGPCADAVIAADIKRVYAAMPDPNPLVAGKGFERLRTAGIEVHTGLLESEARKINEGFAKYITAKTPLVTLKAGMTLDGKIAPPYTPPSGEVGLGDAAGGWITSIEARAQVQELRHASDAILVGVNTVITDNPLLTDRTSLPRRRPLLRVVSDSKLRLPLDSRLVKTVNNDLIVFCSFAEEKKRRELEERGIRVEQVRLGALDGRPDIAAIIQRLGELEITSLIIEGGALVNWTALAANVVDKVFLFYAPKILAGTGSVPFASGPGFPRISEAARVRSISLHRFGEDFAVEGYIKDPYERLGSSTQ
- a CDS encoding riboflavin synthase, producing the protein MFTGLVEQTGTIASLGKASGATRIRVSAPGLASQLKEGDSIAVSGVCLTALSPDHNTFEADLAQETIARTSLSCLAPGALVNLELPTPAGTPLGGHVVQGHVDGTGRLVLFELTAPGREDRWLEIEIPQSLTRYVVEKGSITVEGISLTVAAIAGTHVTIAIIPHTYQATNLRTLKPGDPVNVEVDVLARYAEKQRRTARSWTVEELVSRGF